The Tautonia plasticadhaerens nucleotide sequence AAGGTGGTGGGGAAGTCCGGGCCCATGTCGCCGCCGCCGCTGTCGCCGATCGAGTCCGTCCCCATCCCGCCGCCGCCGTAGCCGCCGCTGCCGGCCCCCGTGACGCTGCCGCCCTGGGCGAGGTTGCCCGTCAGGGTGACGCCGTCGAGCACGAGCGAGCCCATGTTGAAGATCGCCCCGCCCGCGCCCAGGCCGCCGCCGCCGAAATTGCTGCCGCCGCCGACGGCAGAACCGCCCTGGAGGGTGAGGCCCTGGAGCGTCAGCGACCCGGCCGCCGGGCCGTTGGCGACGTAGCCGCCCGAGACGAAGAAGAAGCGGGCGGGGAACTGGGGGGCCCCGGCCAGCACGGCACTGTTGCCCTCGATCGTCAGGTCGTTGGCGATGGCGGGCAGGTAGTTCGGCCCGAACCAGGAGTTGGTGATCGGGTTCTCGCCGGAGGCGCCGAAGTCGTAGGTGCCGGCGGACAGCTCGATCGTGTTCGACCCTCCCACGGCATTGGAATCGTTGATGGCCTCGGCCAGGCCCGCGACGTCTCCCACGGGAACGGAGAAGGTCGCCGGCACGTCCCGGGCCTCCAGGCATTCCAGGCCGGGGTGGGGCCGGCCCTTCCGTCGGCCCGGGGCGGCGAGGGCGGGGCGAGGTCGCCGGGATCGGAGCAGTCGGGCGAGCGTCATGGGTGGTGAGTTCCTGGGTCGTTGATCGCCGTGGGGTCGATTGGAGGCGGCCCGTCCTCGTCCGCCGGCCGAGCGGCCGGCATCGGACCCGCCCGGGCCTGCCCCGGGATCTGGGTCGGGCATCGAGGAGTGGTGCGAGGTATTCGCCAGCCACGCACCCCTGCCCGGACGCCGCCGGTTCTCGGAACCCTAGGTCACGGTCGGCCGTCCGGACTCGGCACCGGCCTTGAGGCCGGGCCCCGGGGCGGACGGGGTCGCCGGCCTCGCCCTCGGGCTCCTCGGCCGGGCGGCGACATCCCGGGCCGGTCGATGCCGAGGCGGGCCCGAGACCGAGGCGGGCGACGCGCCGAGTCCCGCCGGCCCGGCACCGCCCGGTAGGGGCCCGGGGCGATGGCTCCGGCTGGTGGGTCGACGGACCTCGACGCACCGGCTAGGCTGACCTGGGGCCGACGGCCGACGATCACGCCGGACCCGGCCGGCCTCGGCCCCGGACGCGGCCAATCCTCCCCGAAGCACCCCGAATCCAGGAGAGCAGGGACATGAAACCGATCCCACGTCGGAGCTTCCTGAAAGGATCGATGACGGCGGGCCTGGCGCTGGGGATGCCTCGGCTGATGCTCGGCGCCGGCTCCCAGGCGGGCAGCCCCAATGACGCGGTGAATGTGGCGGTGATCGGGCTGGGGTCGACCACGGCGGTCGGGGGCGTGGGAGGCCGGGGCCACCAGCTCATCGGCCGGCTCCGGGAGATCCCCGGGGTGAAGATCGTCGCGCTCTGCGACGCGGACCAGGAGCACCTCGACCGCGAGCTCAAGGCGGCCCGGGACCACGGGGAGACGCCCGCGTCGTATCGCGACCTCCGCGAGGTCTTCGACGCGCCGGACGTCGACGCGGTGGTGATCGCCCTGCCGAACCACTGGCACGCGCTGGCGACGGTCTGGGCCTGCCAGGCGGGCAAGGACGTCTACATCGAGAAGCCGTTCTCGTACGACCTCTGGGAAGGCCGGCAGATGGTGGAGGCGGCCCGCAAGTACGGCCGGATGGTCCAGGTCGGCACCCAGAGGCGGTCGAGCCGGTTCCTCGCCGACGTGTTCGGACGCCTCGACGGCGGGGAGATCGGCGACATCCGGTTCGCCCACGCGCTCGTGTACCGGCCCCGCGAAAGCCTCGGGACGGTCGAGACGCCCACCCCGCCGCCGCGCACCGTGGATTACGACCTCTGGTGCGGCCCGGCCCCGAATGAGCCGCTGATGCGGAAGCAACTGCACTACGAGTGGCACTGGTTCTGGGACACGGGCAACGGCGAGATGGGGAACAACGGCATCCACGTCATCGACATCTGCCGCTGGGCCCTGGGGCAGGACCGGACGCCCCCCCGGGCCATGAGCATCGGCGGCCGGTTCGCGTTCCACGACTGCGGCGAGACGGCCAACACCCAGATCGCGCTGCTGGACTTCGAGCCGGCCCCGCTCATCTGCGAGGTCCGCAACGTGAGCGCCGGGAACGAGGCGTTCTCGACGGGCAAGTTCCGGGGCCTGAACGGGGGGATCGTGATCGACTGCGAGGGGGGCTACTTCGCGGGAGACTCCGGCGGCGGGGCGTTCTACGATCGCCAGGGGAAGAAAATCGAGGATCTCGGCGAGGGCGACGACGCCGGGGCGCTGGAACGGGCCCACCTGTCCTCCTTCCTCGACGCCGTCCGCAGTCGCAAGGCCGGCGACCTGACAGCCGAGCCGATCGAAGGTCATCGCTCGACGGCCTGCTGCCACGTGGCGAACGTGTCGCACCGGCTCGGCTCGCGGGAATCCCCCGAGGCGATCCGGGAGGCGACCACGGGCAACGCCGAGCTGGCCGACGCCTTCGAGCGCTGCCGCTCCTACCTGAGCGAGAACGGCGTGGACCTGGACGAGACCCCGGCCACCCTCGGCCCCTGGGTGACCTTCGACGAGGAGAAAGGGCAATTCGTCGGCGACTTCGCCGACGCCGCCAACAAACTCTCTCGCCGGGACTACCGCAAGCCGTTCGAGGTCCCCGACCTCACCTCGGGATGATCGTGCCGACCCCGTACGGCGGCGCCCCAGACGATCTCGCCCGGCCGCTTCGCCTCCCCCTGGATGGGGTCTCGGGGCGGCCGGGGTGGCTGGGGGCCGCGCAGCGGCCCCCGGTCGGCGGCATCCTGAACTGGGGGCCGCTGCGCGGACCCCGACCACCCGAAACGTCGGTCATCCGGGCGATCCGGCACGAGCGAGGAGGACGGCTCTCTTGCCCTGCCGAACCCCGCCGAACAGGGCCGACCGCACCTGACCCGAACCAACCGTCGGGGCCAGGTCGTCGGGAGCCTGCCCGCGCTTATTGGGTTGGGAAGCGGATTCGTACCGGCGGCGTCCCTCGGCCCGTTCGGCCGACGCGACGATCGATGAAGGGGACGACGCCGGAGGGATCACGAGTCTCGCCTCGGCCAGGGCCGGGTCCTCCGGGCCGGGAGCCGGGCAGCGGGACCGGACGCTTGCGATCGGCGACGGCATCGGCGAGGCTACGCCGATCCTCGGGTCGACGTCCGACCGGCACCGATCCGATCCGCCCCCGAATCCGATTCCCCGTCCATCCAGCCCACGGTGCCCCGTGCCCCCGACCGACGACCATCCTCCCGGGGCCGACGCCCCCGCCGGCGCCGCCGGCCAGCCTCACGACGACGAGCACCCGGACCTGATCTCGGCCCACGCGAAGGCCGGGCTCCGGCTCTTCGCGGTGTACCTGGCGCTGTACGGGGCGTTCGTGGGCGTGAATGCGTTCGCTCCCGGGGTCATGGCGAGCCGGCCGACCGGGGGGCTGAACCTGGCGGTGGCGGCGGGGCTGGGGCTGATCGTGGCGGCGGCGGTGCTGGCGCTGGTGTACATGGCCCTCTGCAAGCGGATCGCCGACCGGCACCGGGCGGGGGGGGGCGGGCGATGATCTACGAGCCGACCTGGATCGCCGTCGCCGTCTTCGCCGCCTTCGTGGCCGGGGTGCTCGGGCTGAGCGTCTGGCTGGGCCGGAAGGCGAAGTCCTCCGGCGGCTACTTCGCGGCGCACGGGGAGATCCCCTGGTTCGTCAACGGCGTGGCCTTCGCGGGAGACTACCTGTCGGCCGCCTCGTTCCTGGGCATCTGCGGGATGATCGCCTTCTCGGGCTACGACGGCTTCCTCTACTCGATCGGCTACCTCGCCGGCTGGGTGGTGGCCCTGTTCGTGGTGGCCGAGCCGCTGAAGCGGCTGGGTCGATTCACGTTCGCCGACGCGCTCAACAGTCGATACGACTCCCGGGGGATCACCCTGGCCGCGGCCCTTAGCACGCTGGTGGTCAGCATCTTCTACCTGATCCCCCAGATGGTCGGCGCCGGGACGCTGGTCAAGCCCTTGCTGGGGCTCTCGCACCAGGCGGGGGTGATCGCCGTCGGGGCGGTGGTGGTGTTGATCGTGGTGACGGCGGGCATGGTGTCGACGACCT carries:
- a CDS encoding Gfo/Idh/MocA family protein; this translates as MKPIPRRSFLKGSMTAGLALGMPRLMLGAGSQAGSPNDAVNVAVIGLGSTTAVGGVGGRGHQLIGRLREIPGVKIVALCDADQEHLDRELKAARDHGETPASYRDLREVFDAPDVDAVVIALPNHWHALATVWACQAGKDVYIEKPFSYDLWEGRQMVEAARKYGRMVQVGTQRRSSRFLADVFGRLDGGEIGDIRFAHALVYRPRESLGTVETPTPPPRTVDYDLWCGPAPNEPLMRKQLHYEWHWFWDTGNGEMGNNGIHVIDICRWALGQDRTPPRAMSIGGRFAFHDCGETANTQIALLDFEPAPLICEVRNVSAGNEAFSTGKFRGLNGGIVIDCEGGYFAGDSGGGAFYDRQGKKIEDLGEGDDAGALERAHLSSFLDAVRSRKAGDLTAEPIEGHRSTACCHVANVSHRLGSRESPEAIREATTGNAELADAFERCRSYLSENGVDLDETPATLGPWVTFDEEKGQFVGDFADAANKLSRRDYRKPFEVPDLTSG
- a CDS encoding DUF485 domain-containing protein, with amino-acid sequence MPPTDDHPPGADAPAGAAGQPHDDEHPDLISAHAKAGLRLFAVYLALYGAFVGVNAFAPGVMASRPTGGLNLAVAAGLGLIVAAAVLALVYMALCKRIADRHRAGGGGR